In Treponema denticola, one genomic interval encodes:
- the dut gene encoding dUTP diphosphatase, whose protein sequence is MEVFTKLKEGALLPEYKTSGSAGADLRALIENPIILKPMQRCLIPTGLSVELPKGIELQVRPRSGLALKHGITVLNTPGTVDSDYRGELAVLLINLGNEDFKIENGDRIAQAVIAQAIQADFVQKDELSNTERGAGGYGSTGIA, encoded by the coding sequence ATGGAAGTTTTTACAAAATTAAAAGAAGGAGCCCTTTTACCGGAATATAAAACGAGCGGATCTGCCGGAGCGGATTTGCGGGCCCTTATTGAAAACCCCATTATCTTAAAACCCATGCAAAGATGCTTAATTCCTACAGGCCTTTCAGTTGAATTACCTAAGGGAATTGAGCTTCAAGTGCGTCCCCGATCGGGGCTTGCCCTAAAACATGGTATTACCGTCTTAAACACTCCCGGCACTGTAGATTCGGACTACCGCGGAGAACTCGCCGTTCTTTTAATAAACCTCGGAAATGAAGACTTTAAAATAGAAAACGGGGACCGCATCGCCCAAGCCGTTATTGCCCAAGCTATTCAGGCTGACTTTGTTCAAAAAGATGAATTATCCAATACCGAACGAGGAGCAGGGGGCTACGGTTCTACGGGAATAGCATGA
- a CDS encoding FAD synthetase family protein, which yields MDDFKIISWEELVEAAQSILTGSDFFPEGKETAISVGGFDGPHKGHDKLLRQVLNYAAEKALVPGLVTFFRSPAAVKNKAYSGDVSSLRLRLKKFQELGFHFIVLIDFSASFAKIEGTAFFDILIKTIRMKYLAVGSDFLCGYRRGLGVDDLKEIAPQKGFCFDSIDPVNRGSLKISSSAIREAVRLGDFSLAKELLGYPFLFDFVGLPWEVKDKNTIFAPKAYISQILPQSGKYRVLVQKTDRQEQEAHCLIDDEGLLLYFSEKDSKGFELKDLNNFDTIEFICKE from the coding sequence ATGGATGATTTTAAGATAATTTCGTGGGAAGAGCTTGTTGAAGCAGCTCAGTCTATTTTAACCGGTTCGGATTTTTTCCCCGAAGGAAAAGAAACAGCGATTAGTGTGGGCGGTTTTGACGGCCCCCATAAAGGCCATGATAAGCTTTTAAGGCAAGTTTTAAATTATGCAGCCGAAAAAGCCCTTGTTCCGGGGCTTGTTACTTTTTTCCGCTCACCGGCAGCAGTAAAAAATAAGGCTTATTCGGGCGATGTTTCATCGCTCAGGCTAAGATTAAAAAAGTTTCAGGAATTAGGTTTTCATTTCATTGTACTTATTGACTTTTCCGCAAGTTTTGCTAAAATAGAAGGAACTGCGTTCTTTGATATTCTTATAAAGACTATCCGTATGAAGTATTTGGCTGTAGGCAGCGATTTTTTATGCGGATATCGCCGAGGATTGGGGGTTGACGATTTAAAAGAAATCGCCCCTCAGAAAGGCTTTTGCTTTGATTCCATCGATCCCGTGAATCGAGGCTCCCTTAAGATTAGCTCCAGTGCTATCAGGGAGGCTGTACGTTTAGGGGATTTTTCCCTTGCAAAAGAGCTTTTGGGTTATCCTTTTTTATTTGATTTCGTAGGTTTGCCGTGGGAGGTAAAGGACAAAAACACAATTTTTGCTCCCAAAGCATATATATCGCAGATTCTTCCGCAAAGCGGGAAGTATAGGGTCTTGGTTCAAAAAACAGACAGACAAGAACAAGAAGCTCATTGCCTTATAGATGACGAGGGGCTGCTCTTGTATTTTTCTGAAAAGGATTCAAAAGGTTTTGAGCTAAAAGACCTTAATAATTTTGACACTATAGAATTTATTTGTAAGGAGTAA
- the rpsO gene encoding 30S ribosomal protein S15: MAVTKEQKASIVKKFGASEKDTGDVKVQIALLTEKINQLTNHCKEHPKDAGSRRGLISMVGHRRSLLKYYRRTDIEGYRTILKELNLRK, from the coding sequence ATGGCAGTTACTAAAGAACAAAAAGCATCGATCGTAAAGAAATTCGGTGCAAGCGAAAAAGACACAGGCGATGTAAAGGTGCAGATTGCCTTATTGACCGAAAAAATTAATCAGTTGACAAACCACTGCAAGGAGCATCCTAAAGATGCAGGCAGCCGACGAGGTTTGATCAGCATGGTAGGTCATAGACGCAGTTTGCTTAAATACTATCGCAGAACAGACATTGAAGGTTATAGAACTATTCTTAAAGAGCTTAACCTTAGAAAGTAG
- the pnp gene encoding polyribonucleotide nucleotidyltransferase has translation MRKRVTYKIGEHDLILETGYLAKQANGSIYAEYAGSAILATICASGQAQEGLDYVPLTVDYNEKYYAAGKIPGGFIKREGRPKDKEILVSRLIDRPMRPLFNKEFGREIQLVPTCISTDMINPPDILAVIASSAAVHISDIPFDGPVAAARVAYKNGEYIINPTFSQIETADMEIVVAGTKEGITMVEGGANEVSEEVMLTALEKAHEMIKALCKMQEDLRELAGKEKLPLVPLEAELENKQAIYDEAFPRLSKTLYLSTKMERREESDKVKKELAEKYAEQLEDEIQLKLFNALFEKMEYNILRTNILDKGLRVDGRGTKDIRPITCEIGVLPRPHGSAVFTRGETQSLGVVTIGTVFDEQIYDDIEGDRRENFILHYNFPPFSVGEVGRLGTGRREIGHGNLAHRSLYPMVPEREKFPYTVRVVSEVLESNGSSSMATVCSGTLSMLHAGVPMKKPVAGIAMGLITEGNDRYAILSDILGEEDHLGDMDFKVAGTADGITGFQMDIKIAGVSPEIMKNALAQAKEGRMHILGIMNQCISAPNAELSQYAPRVEMITIPEDKIGALIGPGGKNVKAISDKYNVTINTENDGTVTIYGKDGTSDLKGAKLIVKGITSDPEVGMIYDGTVKKIMDFGAFVEILPGKEGLCHISKLSRSRVEKVSDVLKEGQEIPVKLLEIDKLGRLNLSYVDALEERSK, from the coding sequence ATGAGAAAAAGAGTAACTTATAAAATCGGCGAACATGATTTAATTTTAGAAACCGGTTATTTGGCAAAACAGGCCAACGGTTCTATTTATGCGGAATATGCCGGTTCCGCAATTTTAGCTACAATCTGTGCTTCGGGACAGGCTCAGGAAGGTTTAGACTATGTCCCCCTAACGGTTGATTATAACGAAAAATATTATGCAGCCGGAAAAATCCCCGGAGGCTTTATAAAAAGAGAGGGTAGACCAAAGGATAAGGAAATCCTTGTTTCCCGTCTTATAGACAGGCCAATGCGCCCCTTGTTTAACAAAGAATTCGGACGGGAAATTCAGCTTGTTCCCACCTGTATTTCAACGGATATGATAAATCCGCCCGACATCCTTGCAGTTATCGCAAGCTCCGCAGCCGTTCATATTTCGGATATACCATTTGACGGCCCCGTTGCAGCGGCCCGTGTTGCCTATAAAAACGGCGAATATATTATAAACCCGACCTTTAGCCAAATTGAAACGGCCGATATGGAAATCGTAGTTGCCGGAACAAAAGAGGGTATTACCATGGTCGAAGGCGGTGCTAACGAGGTTTCCGAAGAGGTCATGCTTACAGCCTTGGAAAAAGCCCATGAAATGATCAAGGCTCTTTGCAAGATGCAGGAAGATTTACGCGAACTTGCCGGAAAAGAAAAACTTCCCCTCGTTCCCCTTGAAGCCGAGCTTGAAAATAAGCAGGCAATTTATGATGAAGCCTTCCCCCGTTTAAGCAAAACCCTCTATCTTTCAACAAAGATGGAACGCCGCGAAGAATCGGACAAGGTAAAAAAAGAATTGGCCGAAAAATATGCAGAACAGCTTGAAGACGAAATTCAGCTTAAACTTTTTAATGCCCTCTTTGAAAAGATGGAGTATAATATTTTAAGAACCAATATCTTGGACAAGGGCTTGCGGGTTGACGGAAGAGGCACTAAGGACATTCGTCCCATAACTTGCGAAATCGGAGTTCTTCCCCGTCCCCACGGTTCGGCCGTCTTTACACGGGGCGAAACCCAGTCCTTGGGTGTTGTAACGATAGGAACAGTCTTTGACGAACAGATATATGATGACATCGAGGGCGACAGAAGAGAAAACTTTATTCTTCACTATAACTTCCCGCCATTCTCTGTAGGAGAGGTCGGAAGGCTCGGAACGGGTCGAAGGGAAATCGGGCACGGAAACCTTGCGCACCGCTCCCTTTATCCGATGGTTCCCGAAAGGGAAAAATTCCCCTATACGGTCCGTGTTGTTTCAGAGGTCTTGGAATCTAACGGTTCTTCTTCGATGGCTACCGTATGTTCGGGAACCCTTTCTATGCTTCATGCGGGCGTTCCCATGAAAAAGCCTGTTGCAGGTATTGCCATGGGGCTTATCACCGAAGGAAATGACCGTTACGCTATTCTTTCCGACATTCTTGGAGAAGAAGATCACTTAGGCGATATGGACTTTAAGGTTGCAGGTACGGCCGACGGAATTACGGGCTTCCAGATGGACATAAAGATTGCAGGTGTTTCGCCTGAAATTATGAAAAATGCCCTTGCACAGGCCAAAGAAGGAAGAATGCATATCCTCGGCATAATGAATCAGTGTATCTCCGCTCCCAATGCAGAACTTTCCCAATATGCTCCAAGAGTTGAGATGATTACAATACCCGAAGACAAGATCGGTGCACTAATCGGCCCGGGCGGAAAGAATGTAAAAGCCATTTCGGATAAGTATAATGTAACAATCAATACCGAAAATGACGGTACCGTAACCATTTACGGCAAGGACGGAACTTCGGATCTTAAAGGTGCAAAGCTGATTGTTAAGGGCATCACAAGCGATCCCGAAGTCGGAATGATCTATGACGGAACCGTAAAAAAGATTATGGACTTCGGCGCCTTTGTCGAAATCCTTCCCGGAAAAGAAGGCCTTTGCCATATTTCAAAACTTTCACGCTCCAGAGTCGAAAAGGTTTCGGATGTGCTTAAAGAAGGACAGGAAATACCCGTTAAACTTTTGGAAATCGATAAACTCGGAAGGCTCAACCTTTCTTATGTCGATGCTCTTGAAGAGCGTTCTAAATAA
- a CDS encoding TRAP transporter large permease subunit has protein sequence MRKIVNGFVLALTAVLIVLPFIIHITVGFGKNGLEYERLIVQLVFVFACFAGIITTIEKRQLNIEVFTSKLDKKLQSIIHGFISCVNIAILTAVFFSVFPNYNMLSSEDHVLYIPIKIFFSALPPMYLTMLILEIKRNKCIVSSILGLFIGLLISTGSILGLLNLILGSWYPEINDSGLAILLSGISASVQIFSENAIWPIVLVFTILSLFGMPLYIALSGLAYFAFMTTGGYVESIPMETYGILTDTSIAAIPLFTVAGYLLAGGSAGKRLLNFVKNSVGCIRGGVVIAAVLVATFFTTFTGASGVTILALGGILSVILTGSGYSEDDSEALITASGSIGLLLPPSLAVIVYGATNFMSVNIFDLFKGAILPGILLALSMMTIGIIKDKNLKRIRFSREAFFQSFKSASFELLLPLLIAVLYFRGYFTLFETASFTVLYSFILEVFIRKDLSIKKALDLVLQSIPVAGGVLVIIGAAKGLALFLVYAGIPEILSDLAITFVGSKILFLLLLNIVLLIVGCIMDLYSAILVVSPLVIPVAESFGIHPVHTGVIFLTNLALGFLTPPIGMNLFIASYTFKKPVIKIVKSILPYLAVQFLILLLITYIPWFSMVFIGE, from the coding sequence ATGAGAAAGATAGTTAATGGTTTTGTTTTAGCTCTAACGGCAGTGCTGATTGTGCTGCCTTTTATAATCCATATAACCGTAGGTTTCGGTAAAAACGGTTTAGAGTATGAACGTTTGATTGTTCAGCTGGTCTTTGTATTTGCCTGTTTTGCAGGTATAATAACCACAATAGAAAAGCGGCAGCTGAATATAGAAGTCTTTACTTCTAAATTAGATAAAAAACTCCAATCAATCATACACGGGTTTATATCATGTGTAAATATAGCAATCCTCACAGCGGTATTTTTCTCGGTATTCCCAAACTATAATATGCTTTCTTCTGAAGATCATGTTTTATATATTCCTATAAAAATTTTCTTCTCAGCCCTCCCTCCAATGTACTTGACAATGCTTATATTGGAAATAAAAAGAAACAAGTGCATAGTTTCAAGCATACTAGGTCTTTTTATAGGATTACTGATAAGTACGGGCTCAATTTTAGGCCTTTTAAATCTAATACTCGGCTCATGGTACCCTGAAATAAACGATTCAGGCCTTGCAATTCTTTTAAGCGGTATTTCCGCATCAGTTCAAATTTTTTCGGAAAATGCTATTTGGCCGATTGTTTTAGTATTTACTATTCTCAGCCTTTTCGGAATGCCCCTTTATATTGCACTTTCAGGTCTGGCATATTTTGCCTTTATGACCACGGGAGGATATGTCGAAAGTATCCCCATGGAAACTTACGGTATTTTAACGGATACATCCATAGCGGCAATCCCCCTATTTACGGTTGCAGGCTACCTTTTAGCAGGAGGAAGCGCAGGAAAGAGGCTGTTGAACTTTGTAAAAAACTCTGTAGGGTGTATAAGAGGCGGCGTTGTTATTGCAGCAGTACTGGTTGCAACATTTTTTACAACTTTCACCGGAGCATCGGGAGTAACCATCTTGGCCCTAGGAGGGATTTTAAGCGTAATTTTGACAGGATCAGGCTATTCCGAAGATGATTCGGAAGCCCTTATAACAGCCTCCGGTTCCATAGGCCTTTTATTGCCCCCAAGTTTGGCCGTTATAGTCTATGGAGCAACTAATTTTATGAGCGTAAACATCTTTGACCTCTTTAAGGGAGCTATTCTTCCGGGCATTCTTTTAGCCCTGTCAATGATGACTATAGGAATCATAAAGGATAAAAACTTAAAAAGAATTAGGTTTTCAAGGGAGGCTTTTTTTCAAAGTTTTAAGTCTGCATCTTTTGAGCTCTTGCTCCCCCTATTAATAGCAGTTCTCTATTTTAGAGGTTATTTTACCCTTTTTGAAACTGCATCTTTTACGGTTTTATATTCGTTTATATTGGAAGTATTTATAAGAAAAGACTTGAGCATAAAAAAAGCTCTTGACCTTGTTTTACAAAGCATACCTGTTGCAGGAGGTGTGCTTGTAATAATAGGAGCTGCAAAGGGGCTTGCTCTCTTTTTGGTATATGCAGGCATTCCTGAAATTCTTTCGGATTTGGCAATAACCTTTGTAGGATCTAAAATTTTATTTTTGCTGCTTTTGAATATCGTGTTATTGATAGTAGGCTGCATTATGGATCTATATTCGGCAATTTTAGTCGTTTCGCCCTTGGTAATCCCTGTTGCTGAGAGCTTTGGAATACATCCTGTTCATACAGGTGTTATATTCTTAACAAACCTAGCCCTTGGATTCTTGACACCGCCTATAGGAATGAACCTTTTTATAGCAAGCTATACATTTAAAAAACCTGTAATAAAAATCGTCAAAAGTATTCTACCCTATCTTGCAGTTCAATTTCTTATTTTACTCTTAATTACATATATTCCGTGGTTTAGCATGGTCTTTATCGGGGAATAA
- a CDS encoding TRAP transporter TatT component family protein, translating to MKKQHKNNDFIIFKIGLLFLLILFSFSSCSIKKMAYNSVANAMAPLPEKKIPTKADPNAPNPITALTGEDDVELVGEVFPVILKVYEGMHIANPSHRGLAIMTGELYIMYANIFVESPAAYLSDDEYDKKDKAFNRAKKFYKRGYNKILSALDTAYPGFTQAINSDNEEKIEAMLKKCKLYDTEALHWAGAGILAAFALDPLDIQSLQTVQGARLMLEKVCSLDPDYSDGATWEILTKFYASAPDSLGGNIEKAEKAYKKALELSQGKSPSIHVTYALSFCVPKQDSKGFDEAIEKALAVNPELDPNNKLAISISQRYAKWLKENKEMFILGE from the coding sequence ATGAAAAAACAACACAAAAATAATGACTTTATAATATTCAAGATAGGATTATTATTTCTTTTAATTCTTTTTAGTTTTTCTTCATGTTCAATAAAAAAGATGGCCTATAATTCGGTAGCAAATGCCATGGCTCCTCTTCCTGAAAAAAAAATACCTACAAAAGCCGATCCCAATGCTCCGAATCCCATCACGGCTTTAACCGGAGAAGATGATGTAGAGCTCGTCGGAGAGGTCTTTCCCGTTATTTTAAAAGTCTATGAGGGAATGCACATAGCAAACCCATCCCATAGGGGGCTTGCTATAATGACGGGAGAGCTTTATATAATGTATGCAAATATATTTGTAGAAAGTCCCGCAGCCTATCTTTCGGATGATGAATACGATAAAAAAGACAAGGCTTTTAATAGAGCAAAAAAGTTTTATAAAAGAGGATATAACAAGATCCTTTCAGCCTTAGATACGGCATACCCGGGATTTACTCAAGCTATAAACTCCGATAATGAGGAAAAAATAGAGGCAATGCTAAAAAAATGCAAGCTCTACGACACTGAAGCTCTGCATTGGGCAGGAGCCGGTATTTTGGCAGCTTTTGCCCTTGATCCACTGGATATTCAAAGCTTACAAACAGTTCAAGGGGCGAGGTTAATGCTTGAAAAAGTTTGCAGCCTTGATCCTGATTATTCTGACGGGGCAACATGGGAAATTTTGACTAAATTTTATGCCTCCGCTCCGGACAGCCTGGGCGGCAATATTGAAAAAGCCGAAAAAGCTTATAAAAAGGCCCTTGAGCTCTCCCAAGGGAAAAGTCCTTCAATCCATGTAACCTATGCCCTCTCTTTTTGTGTACCTAAACAGGACAGCAAGGGATTTGATGAAGCTATAGAAAAAGCCTTAGCTGTCAATCCTGAATTAGATCCGAATAATAAGCTGGCCATAAGCATTTCACAAAGATATGCAAAATGGCTAAAAGAAAATAAAGAAATGTTTATATTGGGAGAATAG
- the glmS gene encoding methylaspartate mutase subunit S → MARKIKLVLGVIGSDCHAVGNKILDYSLTEAGFEVTNIGVLSPQEDFINAALETNADAILVSSLYGQGELDCKGLREKCDEAGLKGIKLFVGGNIVVGKQDFDDVHKRFTDMGFDHVYPPGTPVETTIKDLYADFPDHV, encoded by the coding sequence ATGGCAAGAAAGATTAAACTTGTATTGGGCGTAATAGGCTCTGATTGTCATGCTGTCGGTAATAAAATTTTGGATTATTCTTTGACCGAGGCCGGTTTTGAGGTAACCAATATAGGCGTTTTAAGCCCCCAAGAGGACTTTATAAATGCTGCCCTTGAAACGAATGCGGATGCAATTTTAGTATCTTCTCTTTACGGTCAAGGAGAGCTGGATTGCAAGGGCTTGCGCGAAAAATGCGATGAAGCAGGTTTAAAGGGTATTAAACTTTTTGTCGGCGGAAACATAGTTGTAGGTAAGCAGGATTTTGATGATGTACATAAACGTTTTACTGATATGGGCTTTGATCATGTTTATCCTCCCGGAACTCCGGTTGAAACGACTATTAAAGATTTATACGCAGATTTTCCTGATCATGTATAG
- the dctP gene encoding TRAP transporter substrate-binding protein DctP has translation MKKKLLFAFFVLITISGIFAQQKIVLKIASSASARTPWDIELKKLAQEWNKITNGLVSLRFMDMTVIGGEKAGIVKMKPSRPGQRPQIDGAILTPIGLNELAPNAKIFTMSLPFLIQNQEELDLVLSKYGYAFENEIQKSGCKLITWSNVGWLSFYTKDSYSSLDELKKIKMLCSNDTKDFTDVLKVSGFNVLPVLPAKFTQELKASAGARSFASISILTYTLRLYKDVSYLLDARICPIMAGFVIADESWALIPDEYKPAMLEAMNKTTKKLNIALEDMEKDYIKKMKQDGLKIISLSPQQRKEWTKEFNTDMQRVQKAIPGLINAEIYEKITALLEAYRK, from the coding sequence ATGAAGAAAAAATTATTATTTGCTTTTTTTGTACTGATAACGATTTCAGGCATCTTTGCTCAACAGAAGATTGTTTTAAAGATTGCAAGCAGTGCATCTGCAAGGACTCCTTGGGATATTGAATTAAAAAAGTTAGCTCAAGAGTGGAACAAGATAACCAATGGGCTTGTAAGCCTTAGGTTTATGGATATGACGGTCATCGGAGGAGAAAAAGCAGGAATTGTAAAGATGAAACCTTCCCGCCCCGGACAAAGACCTCAGATAGACGGTGCTATTTTAACTCCTATCGGCTTAAATGAGCTTGCACCAAATGCAAAAATTTTTACCATGTCTCTCCCTTTTTTAATACAAAATCAAGAAGAACTTGATTTGGTTTTAAGTAAGTACGGATATGCCTTTGAAAATGAAATTCAAAAAAGCGGATGTAAACTTATAACATGGTCCAATGTGGGCTGGCTTTCATTTTATACAAAGGATTCCTATTCAAGCCTTGATGAGTTAAAAAAGATAAAAATGCTGTGCTCAAATGACACAAAGGATTTTACGGACGTTCTAAAAGTCTCAGGTTTTAATGTATTACCCGTACTACCCGCCAAATTCACTCAGGAATTAAAGGCCTCAGCAGGAGCAAGAAGTTTTGCATCGATTTCTATTCTTACTTACACATTAAGGCTGTACAAGGATGTATCCTACCTGCTTGATGCCCGTATATGTCCTATAATGGCAGGCTTTGTGATTGCCGACGAATCTTGGGCTCTTATACCTGATGAATACAAACCGGCAATGCTGGAAGCAATGAATAAAACAACAAAAAAGCTAAACATAGCCCTTGAGGATATGGAAAAAGACTATATAAAAAAAATGAAGCAGGACGGTTTAAAAATAATAAGCCTTAGCCCTCAGCAAAGAAAAGAATGGACAAAAGAGTTCAACACCGATATGCAGCGGGTACAAAAAGCTATTCCGGGCTTGATAAATGCTGAAATATATGAAAAAATTACAGCATTGCTTGAAGCATACCGCAAATAA
- a CDS encoding copper homeostasis protein CutC encodes MKNVKIEICAGSFEDAVLAEKAGASRIELNSSLFLGGLTPSLGTLKMVKRETHLEVMTMVRPRAAGFFYSSYEYKTMLEDAKLFIDNGADGIVFGFLKKDGTIDSKRCEALIKIAGGADKVFHRAIDVVPDPLKALDELISLGFTRVLTSGQEPTAYEGADLIAKMVKRAKGRIEILPGGGITEKNASKIIKLTGVDQIHFAALKRREEPSTKANPSIYYGGALYPPEDSIEVAGLDEMIRVMESL; translated from the coding sequence ATGAAAAATGTTAAAATAGAAATTTGTGCGGGATCCTTTGAGGATGCCGTCTTGGCGGAAAAAGCGGGGGCTTCAAGGATTGAGCTTAATTCTTCTCTTTTTTTGGGAGGATTGACTCCATCTCTTGGAACATTAAAGATGGTTAAAAGAGAAACTCATCTTGAGGTTATGACCATGGTAAGGCCCAGAGCTGCCGGTTTTTTTTACTCTTCTTATGAGTATAAGACTATGCTTGAAGATGCAAAACTTTTTATAGATAATGGAGCAGACGGCATTGTCTTCGGTTTTCTAAAAAAGGACGGAACTATCGATTCAAAACGGTGTGAAGCTTTGATAAAAATTGCAGGGGGAGCGGATAAGGTTTTTCATAGAGCTATTGATGTGGTGCCCGACCCCTTAAAGGCGCTGGATGAACTTATTTCTTTAGGATTTACCAGAGTTTTAACCAGCGGGCAAGAACCCACAGCCTACGAGGGAGCCGACTTAATTGCAAAAATGGTGAAGCGTGCAAAAGGCAGAATCGAAATTTTACCCGGCGGCGGCATTACCGAAAAAAACGCTTCAAAAATAATCAAGCTCACGGGTGTTGATCAGATTCACTTTGCAGCCCTAAAACGCAGAGAAGAACCGTCTACCAAGGCAAATCCTTCAATCTACTATGGAGGAGCCCTCTATCCGCCTGAAGACAGCATCGAGGTTGCCGGTCTCGATGAGATGATAAGGGTAATGGAAAGCTTGTAA